Proteins from a genomic interval of Corynebacterium freiburgense:
- a CDS encoding UPF0182 family protein, producing the protein MATSLTPPVKRPPRVISFLIATVFLLVFIVPWLVGYYTDWLWFGEVQFRGVFTKVLFTRIILFLVFAAIAGAISWFAGYLVIRNRPEHLFGLDPDHPIVAFRAGVEASLRKALLFLPLTIGVLAGLVGQSNWRTVQMFLHGSEFGQADPQFNMDYGFYAFTLPFLRLVTGSVSALLVVAFLIALVGHYAFGSIRVGNQALGQKGHISNAARIQLAVTAGLWMLVKVITYWLDRFDLLNVKNDIFTGAGFTAIHAELPAKIILMVIAVVVALAFFSAVVLKDLRIPALATGLMVLSSLVLGNGWPLMVEEFSVKPNRASKEAEFISRNIQATRFAYGITNDKVNYVKNWGADKSKDAKEVRDQVANDAATLSNIRLLDPEILSATFTQQQQLKNFYGFPKNLNVDRYTVDGELRDYVVAARELDPQSLSENQKNWINRHTVYTHGNGIVAAPANKVDEVARDVGSTRGGYPVYTVSDLQAQSDKERAEKLGIKVDQPRVYYGPVISNVAPLEDYAIVGAAGSDPVEYDTDGSNFTYDGSGGVDISGFMNRVAFALRYQELNMMLSDRIGEDSKIIYQRDPRTRVEKVAPWLETDNTTYPAVIDGRIKWIVDGYTTLDSLPYASRTNLNQAITDAQTVNGQLQTPIVNEEVGYIRNSVKAVVDAYDGTVELYEFDTEDPVLKAWRGVFPDTVKPKSDISADLMEHLRYPEDMFKVQREMISRYHVDDAGVFFTNDAFWSVPGDPNSKEKTDDERTPNQPPYYVVAADPETGKPSFQLITPFRGLKREFLAAHMSVSSDPDNYGRITVRVLPTNTQTQGPKQAQDTMMSSDQIARDRSLWEATNDIKNGNLLTLPVGDSEILYVEPIYSQRKGQTSAFPKLLRVLVSYDGKVGYAPTIAEALSQVGIDPKEASDLAESEVTAGETKDPEKEADKTNTDKPSSDKPSSQTSGDQASRVEAINKALQKLEQAKNGSFEEYGKALDELDKAVKDFQANQ; encoded by the coding sequence GTTATGGTTTGGTGAAGTTCAATTCCGTGGGGTATTTACCAAAGTCCTCTTTACCAGGATTATTTTATTCCTTGTCTTTGCCGCTATCGCCGGCGCCATTTCATGGTTCGCGGGCTACCTGGTGATTCGAAATAGACCTGAACACTTATTTGGTCTTGATCCAGATCATCCGATCGTGGCATTCCGAGCTGGCGTTGAAGCGAGCCTCCGCAAAGCCTTGCTATTCCTGCCGCTCACTATAGGAGTGCTTGCTGGACTAGTAGGTCAGAGCAATTGGCGAACCGTGCAAATGTTTCTGCATGGAAGTGAATTTGGGCAAGCCGACCCGCAATTCAATATGGATTATGGGTTTTATGCCTTTACGCTGCCATTTTTGCGCCTTGTTACCGGATCCGTTTCCGCACTCTTAGTTGTGGCGTTTCTTATCGCGCTTGTAGGCCACTATGCCTTTGGAAGTATTCGCGTAGGCAACCAAGCCCTCGGCCAAAAAGGCCATATTTCCAATGCCGCTCGCATCCAACTCGCTGTGACCGCAGGCCTATGGATGCTGGTAAAAGTAATAACTTACTGGCTTGACCGCTTTGACCTACTGAATGTAAAAAACGATATTTTTACCGGCGCAGGCTTTACTGCTATTCACGCCGAACTTCCCGCAAAAATCATTCTTATGGTGATTGCGGTTGTGGTCGCACTGGCGTTTTTCTCCGCAGTAGTCCTAAAAGATTTGCGTATCCCGGCACTGGCCACCGGACTTATGGTGCTGAGCTCCCTGGTTCTAGGCAATGGTTGGCCGCTTATGGTGGAGGAATTCTCCGTAAAACCAAACCGTGCCTCCAAAGAAGCTGAATTTATTTCCCGAAATATTCAGGCCACACGCTTTGCTTACGGTATTACCAATGACAAGGTAAATTACGTAAAAAACTGGGGTGCAGATAAAAGCAAGGATGCCAAAGAAGTCCGCGACCAAGTAGCCAACGATGCGGCTACACTTTCGAATATTCGTCTGCTTGATCCAGAGATTCTTTCGGCAACGTTTACCCAGCAACAGCAACTAAAGAATTTCTATGGATTCCCCAAAAACCTTAATGTGGACCGCTATACCGTGGATGGGGAACTCCGCGATTATGTTGTTGCAGCTCGTGAGCTTGATCCGCAGTCTTTAAGCGAAAACCAAAAGAACTGGATTAACCGCCATACCGTATATACCCATGGCAATGGCATTGTTGCCGCTCCGGCCAATAAAGTAGATGAGGTTGCCCGAGATGTAGGCTCAACTCGTGGTGGCTATCCCGTGTACACCGTGTCTGACCTGCAGGCTCAAAGCGATAAAGAACGCGCCGAAAAGCTTGGCATTAAGGTTGACCAACCGCGCGTTTACTATGGTCCAGTGATTTCCAATGTGGCACCACTTGAGGATTACGCCATTGTCGGTGCTGCAGGAAGCGACCCCGTAGAATACGATACCGACGGTTCTAACTTCACCTATGACGGTAGTGGCGGCGTAGATATTTCCGGGTTTATGAACCGGGTGGCATTCGCACTGCGCTACCAAGAGCTCAATATGATGCTCTCGGACCGTATTGGCGAAGATTCGAAAATCATCTACCAGCGTGACCCACGTACTCGCGTAGAAAAGGTCGCCCCCTGGCTAGAAACCGACAACACCACCTACCCAGCCGTGATCGACGGCCGCATTAAATGGATCGTTGATGGCTACACCACCCTTGATAGCCTGCCTTATGCCTCAAGGACCAACCTTAACCAGGCAATTACCGACGCCCAGACCGTCAACGGTCAATTGCAAACCCCGATCGTCAACGAAGAAGTTGGCTATATTCGCAACTCTGTGAAAGCAGTTGTGGATGCCTACGACGGCACGGTGGAACTCTATGAATTCGACACCGAAGATCCCGTACTAAAGGCCTGGCGTGGTGTTTTCCCAGATACAGTAAAACCAAAAAGCGATATTTCTGCAGACCTGATGGAACACCTCCGCTATCCAGAGGATATGTTCAAAGTTCAGCGAGAAATGATTTCCCGCTACCACGTTGATGACGCTGGTGTCTTCTTTACCAACGACGCTTTCTGGTCGGTTCCAGGAGACCCCAACTCCAAAGAAAAAACCGACGACGAGCGTACCCCCAACCAACCGCCTTATTATGTTGTAGCCGCAGACCCGGAAACTGGAAAACCAAGTTTCCAGCTCATTACCCCATTCCGTGGCCTTAAGCGTGAATTCTTGGCGGCCCATATGTCCGTAAGCTCCGACCCAGACAACTACGGTCGCATCACTGTTCGAGTCTTGCCGACGAATACCCAAACCCAAGGTCCCAAGCAGGCTCAAGACACTATGATGTCTTCCGACCAAATCGCCCGTGACCGCAGTCTTTGGGAAGCTACTAATGACATTAAAAACGGTAACCTCCTGACTCTGCCCGTTGGAGATAGTGAAATCCTCTATGTGGAGCCAATCTATTCACAGCGCAAAGGCCAAACCTCTGCATTCCCTAAGCTACTGCGAGTGCTCGTCTCCTATGACGGCAAAGTGGGCTATGCGCCAACAATCGCAGAAGCACTTAGCCAAGTGGGGATCGATCCAAAAGAGGCTAGTGACCTGGCAGAATCCGAAGTAACGGCAGGAGAAACCAAAGACCCAGAAAAAGAAGCAGATAAGACCAATACGGATAAACCAAGTAGCGACAAACCGTCGTCTCAAACCTCGGGCGACCAAGCATCACGAGTAGAAGCAATTAACAAAGCCTTGCAGAAACTCGAACAGGCGAAAAACGGTAGCTTTGAGGAATACGGCAAAGCACTGGACGAACTTGATAAAGCCGTAAAGGACTTCCAAGCAAACCAGTAA